One window of the uncultured Paludibaculum sp. genome contains the following:
- a CDS encoding methyl-accepting chemotaxis protein, which translates to MNDKFSFGTKINIASGAIVAFLLLLGATAIYSLSDVRTQLERSVSVEARKSELALQSQTAVTMIEGAQRGLLLGSMTNDPALVQSSSQQMRDSTEKLAAGVRDLAPLLSADDARREQAALSSMSDEVRGKLQQFENSIRGQRFDEATKMQTEYFRGQFEKMRQQATTLVDIQRRYAVASSSSAISMASFARMLAVLVCLLALGIATVAFWVIRNGNRDLRQIAVEIGEGADQVASASNQISSSSQSLAQGSSEQAASLQETSASTEQVNAMTRKNAESARNAATETEKADQLLKETDYKLTQMIESMKEINTSSEKISKIIRVIDEIAFQTNILALNAAVEAARAGEAGMGFAVVADEVRNLAQRCAQAAKDTSDLIEESIVRSNEGKVRLDEVASCVSRVVENASRIKILANEVNVGSQEQARGIEQIARAVGQMQQVTQSTAASAEESASAGEEMSAQALSLNDAVGRLRVLVGSDGGTTRERSTGRRDPARSLGAMKRQGEFAGLSARPGSKSLNPAAAKMPAHPSASAQFPMDDDFRDF; encoded by the coding sequence ATGAACGACAAATTCAGTTTTGGAACCAAGATCAACATCGCCTCCGGCGCGATAGTCGCCTTTCTATTGCTGCTGGGCGCGACCGCCATTTACAGCCTGTCGGATGTGCGGACCCAGTTGGAGCGCTCAGTGAGCGTGGAGGCACGCAAGTCGGAACTGGCGTTGCAGAGTCAGACGGCGGTGACGATGATCGAAGGCGCGCAGCGCGGTCTACTGCTGGGGTCCATGACCAACGATCCGGCGCTCGTCCAATCGTCCAGCCAGCAGATGCGAGACTCCACTGAGAAGTTGGCGGCGGGGGTGAGAGACCTGGCGCCTCTACTTTCCGCGGATGACGCCAGACGGGAGCAGGCGGCTCTTTCGTCCATGAGCGACGAGGTGCGAGGGAAACTGCAGCAGTTTGAGAACAGCATCCGCGGCCAGAGGTTCGACGAAGCCACGAAAATGCAAACCGAGTACTTCCGTGGGCAGTTCGAGAAGATGCGGCAGCAAGCTACCACTCTGGTCGACATTCAGCGCAGGTACGCCGTCGCCAGTTCTTCATCGGCCATCTCGATGGCCTCATTCGCGCGCATGCTGGCGGTGCTGGTGTGCCTGCTGGCCCTGGGCATCGCAACCGTGGCTTTCTGGGTGATCAGAAACGGCAACCGGGATTTGAGGCAGATCGCCGTCGAAATCGGCGAAGGGGCCGATCAGGTGGCCTCGGCGTCGAATCAGATTTCGAGTTCGTCGCAATCGCTGGCGCAAGGCTCTTCTGAGCAGGCGGCCTCGTTGCAGGAGACGTCGGCGTCCACTGAGCAGGTCAACGCCATGACGCGGAAGAACGCCGAAAGCGCGCGCAACGCCGCCACGGAGACCGAGAAGGCAGATCAACTGCTGAAGGAGACCGATTACAAGCTGACGCAGATGATTGAGTCCATGAAAGAGATCAACACGTCCAGCGAGAAGATCTCGAAGATCATCCGGGTGATTGACGAGATTGCGTTCCAGACGAACATCCTGGCCTTGAACGCGGCCGTGGAAGCGGCGCGGGCCGGCGAAGCGGGCATGGGCTTTGCCGTGGTGGCGGACGAGGTGAGAAACCTGGCGCAGCGCTGCGCCCAGGCGGCAAAGGACACGTCCGACCTCATCGAGGAGTCGATCGTGCGCTCGAATGAAGGCAAGGTGCGGTTGGACGAAGTGGCCTCGTGTGTTTCGCGTGTTGTGGAGAACGCATCCCGTATCAAGATACTCGCGAACGAGGTCAATGTCGGGAGCCAGGAGCAGGCACGAGGCATCGAGCAGATCGCAAGAGCCGTGGGGCAGATGCAGCAGGTGACGCAATCGACAGCGGCCAGCGCGGAAGAGAGCGCATCGGCGGGTGAGGAGATGAGCGCGCAGGCCCTGTCGCTGAATGACGCCGTGGGCCGCCTGAGGGTCCTGGTGGGCAGCGATGGCGGCACGACGCGGGAACGCTCCACCGGCCGGAGAGATCCGGCTCGCTCGCTGGGAGCGATGAAGCGGCAGGGTGAGTTCGCGGGGCTGTCCGCGAGGCCGGGCTCGAAGAGTCTGAACCCGGCGGCGGCCAAGATGCCCGCGCATCCATCCGCCTCGGCTCAGTTCCCCATGGATGACGACTTCAGGGACTTCTAG
- a CDS encoding chemotaxis protein CheA, with translation MAYRKRMAPRRPVAAAPTGNGKVTADLQALATSVAIPKVQNSQEKDMAQALNQDPQLVEDFLVEAREHLANIEARLLEIEQGAHTPETLHSAFRSFHTLKGLAGFLEYAVIQEVAHEVENLLDLARNDALQLTPPIVDVILQSGDFLAGCLRGIEAGNQGRTAPPMETPTALLEQVRAMAAAPQSPGVEVAVAPEAGAQPESAPALSPEVHRDAAAMPDQSPAEAATGPKRNEASLVKVETGKLEYLVEMVGELMIAESMLHHNQELAEARSPRVQRDLSQLARVTAEVQKTAMAMRMVPIGILFRRMTRLVRDLARKSGKLAELELHGEDVELDRTIVEELSDPLVHMLRNALDHGLESPDEREAVGKPASGKVRLKAAHQAGQIVIELSDDGRGLDRGRILAKAVQRGLVSPEANLSDNEVYHLIFEPGFSTAERVTDVSGRGVGMDVVRKHISKLRGRIDISSTVGRGTTFALKVPLTLAIIDGLVTVVGGVRYIVPIFAVREMFRPTPDRLFTVEGRGEMVLVRERLLPVVRLSRRLGVKARTDDPCEGVMIVGESEDRQYCLLVDELAGKQEVVIKNLGATFRGVRGVAGGAILGDGRVGLILDLATLFGEIEHAA, from the coding sequence ATGGCATACCGCAAGCGAATGGCGCCCCGGCGGCCTGTCGCTGCAGCGCCCACCGGGAACGGCAAGGTGACGGCCGATCTGCAGGCTCTGGCCACGAGTGTCGCGATCCCCAAGGTCCAGAACAGCCAGGAGAAGGACATGGCACAAGCGCTCAATCAAGACCCACAGCTCGTGGAAGACTTCCTGGTGGAGGCCCGCGAACATCTGGCCAACATCGAGGCACGCCTGCTGGAGATCGAACAGGGTGCGCATACGCCCGAGACGCTGCATAGCGCCTTCCGCAGTTTTCACACGCTGAAAGGGCTGGCCGGATTCCTGGAGTACGCCGTGATCCAGGAGGTAGCACATGAAGTGGAGAACCTTCTCGATCTGGCCCGCAACGACGCACTGCAACTGACCCCACCCATCGTGGACGTCATTCTGCAGTCCGGCGACTTCCTGGCGGGCTGCCTGCGTGGCATCGAGGCGGGCAACCAGGGGCGGACGGCGCCTCCGATGGAGACGCCCACCGCACTACTGGAGCAGGTGCGCGCCATGGCCGCCGCGCCACAGTCGCCCGGGGTGGAAGTGGCCGTGGCGCCGGAGGCAGGGGCTCAGCCCGAGTCCGCTCCGGCGCTCTCGCCCGAGGTCCACAGGGACGCGGCGGCCATGCCGGATCAGTCACCGGCGGAAGCGGCCACCGGCCCGAAGCGCAACGAGGCTTCGCTGGTAAAAGTCGAGACCGGCAAGCTCGAGTACCTGGTTGAGATGGTCGGCGAGCTCATGATTGCGGAGTCAATGCTGCACCACAATCAAGAACTGGCCGAGGCCCGCTCACCACGCGTGCAACGAGATCTATCCCAACTGGCACGGGTTACGGCCGAAGTGCAGAAGACGGCCATGGCGATGCGCATGGTGCCTATTGGAATCCTGTTCCGCCGCATGACCCGGCTGGTGCGCGATCTGGCGCGCAAGTCAGGCAAGCTGGCGGAACTCGAACTCCATGGCGAAGACGTGGAACTGGATCGCACCATCGTCGAGGAGCTGTCCGATCCCCTCGTTCACATGCTGCGGAACGCGCTGGATCACGGGCTGGAGTCGCCAGACGAGCGGGAAGCCGTGGGCAAGCCGGCGTCCGGCAAGGTACGGTTGAAGGCCGCGCATCAGGCGGGCCAGATCGTCATCGAACTGAGCGACGACGGCCGCGGCCTGGACCGCGGCCGCATTCTGGCGAAGGCCGTTCAGCGAGGCCTGGTATCGCCCGAAGCGAACCTGAGCGACAACGAAGTCTATCACCTGATCTTCGAACCGGGCTTCTCAACCGCCGAACGAGTCACCGATGTCAGCGGCCGCGGCGTGGGTATGGACGTGGTGCGCAAGCACATCAGCAAGCTGCGCGGCCGCATCGACATCTCCTCGACCGTGGGACGAGGAACGACCTTCGCCCTGAAGGTGCCGCTGACATTGGCCATCATCGACGGGCTGGTGACGGTGGTGGGCGGTGTTCGCTACATCGTGCCGATCTTCGCTGTGCGCGAGATGTTCCGGCCGACGCCAGACCGGCTATTCACGGTGGAAGGCCGCGGCGAGATGGTGCTGGTGCGTGAGCGGCTGTTGCCGGTGGTCCGTCTGAGCCGGAGGCTGGGCGTGAAGGCAAGGACCGACGACCCTTGCGAGGGCGTCATGATCGTCGGAGAGAGCGAAGACCGGCAGTACTGCCTGCTGGTGGACGAACTGGCGGGCAAGCAGGAGGTGGTGATCAAGAATCTCGGCGCCACATTCCGCGGCGTGAGGGGCGTGGCGGGAGGCGCGATTCTGGGCGACGGCCGGGTGGGTCTGATCCTCGATCTGGCGACGTTGTTTGGAGAGATCGAACATGCCGCCTGA
- a CDS encoding protein-glutamate O-methyltransferase CheR has product MPPESPLVIPAQAVQPLEFKRIQSLTYQMAGIDLRDGKEALVGARLNKRIRELGLKDVSSYLSVVEADRTGLELAALIDALTTNFTSFLREPQHFEFLRSVILPEMADGASLRIWSAGCATGEEPYSILFHLVQALGERRVGEVEILASDISTRALTAAEAGVYPAARMRELPEEWRKRFFQRGVGTQEGMVRVRREWRSRIRFQRINLMEDLASLPRFHVIFCRNVMIYFNKATQQKLVRRFATQLESGGWLLIGHSEGLMGMEHELSYVMPATYRKPMNRRG; this is encoded by the coding sequence ATGCCGCCTGAGAGCCCGCTCGTCATCCCGGCGCAAGCCGTTCAGCCGCTTGAGTTCAAGAGGATCCAATCGCTCACCTATCAGATGGCCGGCATCGACCTGCGGGACGGCAAGGAGGCCCTGGTCGGCGCCCGGTTGAACAAACGGATCCGGGAACTGGGCCTGAAGGACGTTTCCAGCTATCTCAGTGTCGTGGAGGCGGATCGCACGGGTCTGGAGCTGGCGGCGCTGATCGACGCGTTGACCACGAACTTCACGAGCTTTCTGCGAGAGCCTCAGCACTTCGAGTTCCTGCGTAGCGTGATCCTGCCCGAGATGGCGGACGGCGCCTCGCTCCGCATCTGGAGTGCGGGCTGCGCCACGGGGGAGGAGCCGTACAGCATCCTCTTCCACCTCGTGCAGGCGTTGGGCGAGCGCCGTGTGGGCGAAGTCGAGATCCTCGCGTCCGACATCTCGACCCGGGCACTGACCGCCGCCGAGGCTGGCGTCTACCCGGCAGCCCGCATGAGGGAGCTACCGGAGGAGTGGCGCAAGCGCTTCTTTCAGCGCGGCGTGGGCACCCAGGAAGGGATGGTCCGCGTGCGGCGGGAGTGGCGTTCGCGCATCCGGTTCCAGCGCATCAATCTGATGGAGGACCTGGCTTCCCTACCCCGCTTCCACGTCATCTTCTGCCGGAACGTCATGATCTACTTCAACAAGGCCACCCAGCAGAAGCTGGTGCGCCGGTTCGCCACTCAACTGGAATCCGGAGGCTGGCTGCTGATCGGGCATTCCGAGGGTCTGATGGGCATGGAGCATGAGCTCTCCTACGTAATGCCGGCCACCTATCGCAAGCCGATGAACCGCCGCGGGTGA
- a CDS encoding chemotaxis protein CheD, protein MGNTLVVGVGDCKVTGDPLAELVTYALGSCIAVAIWDPVTRVSGLLHFMLPDSGVDRNGNGREHPYRYADTGTPLLFRGAYQEGAEKRRLVVRLAGGAAVVNDNGVFNIGKRNYAALRKILWKAGVMVHAEDVGGGVSRTVRLEAESGRMIVRASGEPERELWPMNHAERTLSQGGPLCQNV, encoded by the coding sequence GTGGGCAACACACTAGTCGTGGGCGTGGGGGACTGCAAAGTCACGGGCGACCCGCTGGCCGAACTGGTCACCTACGCACTAGGCTCCTGCATCGCGGTGGCGATCTGGGATCCGGTGACACGGGTCTCCGGCCTACTGCATTTCATGCTGCCGGACAGCGGGGTCGACCGCAACGGCAACGGCCGGGAGCATCCATACCGTTATGCCGACACGGGCACACCATTGCTTTTCCGCGGCGCCTATCAGGAAGGAGCCGAGAAGCGCCGGCTGGTGGTGCGGCTGGCCGGTGGGGCAGCCGTCGTCAACGACAACGGCGTCTTCAACATCGGCAAGCGGAACTACGCCGCACTCCGCAAGATCTTGTGGAAGGCGGGCGTGATGGTGCACGCCGAGGACGTGGGCGGCGGAGTGTCCAGAACCGTGCGGTTGGAGGCCGAATCGGGCCGGATGATCGTCCGGGCCTCAGGTGAACCAGAGCGGGAATTGTGGCCGATGAATCACGCCGAGCGCACTCTATCCCAGGGAGGTCCTCTGTGCCAAAACGTCTGA
- a CDS encoding response regulator, with translation MPKRLMIVDDSPVMRAFVRRTVEVTGLEVTSYLEAGDGREALTKLRSADAQGLEHQVDLILTDINMPVMDGEGLLEELRRDHALCSIPVIVVSTDSTDQRMGKLLELGARSYVRKPFPPEKLGEVLADIFPELAGADFDDSSD, from the coding sequence GTGCCAAAACGTCTGATGATCGTGGATGATTCGCCCGTCATGCGCGCCTTCGTCCGCCGCACAGTCGAGGTGACCGGCCTGGAAGTGACCTCCTATCTGGAAGCAGGCGACGGCCGTGAGGCGCTGACAAAACTGCGGTCGGCCGATGCGCAGGGCCTCGAACACCAGGTGGACCTGATCCTCACCGACATCAACATGCCTGTCATGGACGGCGAGGGGTTGCTGGAAGAGCTCCGGCGCGACCACGCCCTGTGCTCGATTCCGGTGATTGTCGTCTCCACCGACTCGACCGACCAGAGGATGGGGAAGCTCCTGGAACTGGGCGCGCGCAGTTACGTCAGGAAGCCGTTTCCGCCCGAGAAGCTGGGCGAGGTGTTGGCCGACATTTTCCCCGAACTCGCCGGGGCGGACTTCGACGATTCGAGCGACTGA
- a CDS encoding chemotaxis protein CheX → MRNQTEVRDLTDPEIHQACCAAMLEVLETMFFELPLDELEIVPAPAASSCLVRAGFRGTVDGVIHVAISCSTCTRLTASFLGKEAEEVVHAEECSTALELANMLCGATLSRLEPQGRLAIETPYLVDRNQHAAGPWLRYPLEDGDIEVALSYGEGL, encoded by the coding sequence ATGCGGAACCAAACCGAGGTGCGAGACCTTACCGACCCGGAGATCCATCAGGCATGCTGCGCCGCAATGCTGGAGGTGCTGGAGACCATGTTTTTTGAGCTACCGCTGGACGAACTCGAAATCGTGCCAGCGCCCGCGGCGTCGAGTTGCCTGGTGCGGGCCGGCTTCCGGGGCACAGTGGATGGCGTCATTCATGTCGCGATCTCGTGCTCCACCTGCACCCGTCTCACGGCATCCTTCCTCGGCAAAGAGGCCGAGGAAGTTGTTCACGCGGAGGAGTGCAGCACAGCCCTGGAACTGGCGAACATGCTCTGCGGCGCCACCTTAAGCCGGCTGGAGCCCCAGGGCCGACTGGCCATTGAAACGCCCTATCTGGTCGACCGGAATCAACACGCTGCCGGGCCCTGGCTCAGGTATCCGCTGGAGGACGGCGACATCGAAGTGGCCTTAAGCTATGGCGAGGGCCTATGA
- a CDS encoding chemotaxis response regulator protein-glutamate methylesterase, with the protein MISDRRTRVLVVDDSAIVRKVLSDILSAQSDMEVVGTAPDPYVARDKILSLKPDVLTLDIEMPRMDGLTFLNRIMQYHPLPVIVISSLAQSSTKAAMEALHQGAVDVLAKPGGPYSVGDLKEDLPRRIRAAARSRLPTARTVRPADVPPTRVVEPQGAPRQMLIALGASTGGTQAIERVLTALPAAMPPIVITQHIPPVFSAAFAERLNKVCALEVREAKGGEMLTPGVAWVAPGDRHLLVDRAGGAWRTRVDDSPKVCYQRPSVDVMFKSVSAAAGPAALGVLMTGMGSDGAEGLLAIRDSGAETVAQDETSCVVFGMPREAIRMGAAHHILALDAIAPLLLKRTRLKA; encoded by the coding sequence ATGATCTCAGACCGGCGGACTCGAGTGCTTGTGGTGGATGATTCAGCCATCGTGCGCAAGGTGCTCAGCGATATTCTCAGCGCGCAATCCGACATGGAAGTGGTGGGCACCGCGCCCGATCCTTACGTCGCCCGCGACAAGATTCTGTCCCTCAAGCCCGATGTCCTGACACTCGACATCGAGATGCCGCGCATGGACGGCCTGACATTCCTCAACCGCATCATGCAGTACCATCCGCTGCCGGTTATCGTGATCAGTTCCCTGGCCCAGAGCTCCACCAAGGCTGCCATGGAAGCCCTGCATCAGGGGGCTGTGGATGTACTGGCGAAACCCGGTGGACCCTACTCAGTGGGCGATCTCAAGGAGGACTTGCCGCGCCGGATCCGGGCCGCGGCCCGTTCCCGTCTGCCCACCGCGCGGACAGTGCGCCCGGCGGATGTCCCACCCACCAGGGTCGTTGAACCGCAGGGCGCGCCCCGCCAGATGTTGATCGCCCTCGGCGCCTCCACCGGGGGCACTCAGGCCATCGAGCGGGTGCTCACAGCGCTGCCAGCGGCGATGCCGCCCATCGTCATCACCCAGCACATCCCGCCCGTCTTCTCGGCCGCTTTCGCGGAACGGCTCAACAAAGTCTGCGCACTGGAGGTACGGGAAGCCAAGGGCGGCGAGATGCTCACTCCGGGCGTGGCCTGGGTCGCGCCGGGCGACCGTCACCTGCTGGTCGACCGAGCCGGCGGAGCCTGGCGGACGCGAGTCGACGACAGCCCCAAGGTCTGCTACCAGCGTCCCTCCGTTGATGTGATGTTCAAGTCTGTTTCCGCCGCCGCCGGTCCCGCCGCCCTGGGCGTGTTGATGACCGGAATGGGGAGCGATGGAGCGGAAGGACTGCTGGCCATCCGCGACAGCGGCGCCGAGACCGTCGCCCAGGACGAAACCAGTTGCGTGGTGTTCGGCATGCCTCGCGAGGCGATCCGCATGGGCGCGGCCCACCACATCCTGGCTCTGGACGCGATTGCGCCGCTGCTGCTGAAACGAACCCGATTGAAGGCGTGA
- the acs gene encoding acetate--CoA ligase, whose product MSGNEVYSPSTEFSSRAHVGSMEAYQELYRRAEADPEGFWAERAESEVHWFEKWTHVYEWHPPFVKWFVGAKTNAAYNCLDRHLETRGDKPAIVFEGEPGDQRTLTYRELHEAVGRFSNVLKSRGFQAGDRAIIYMPMIPEAVIAMLSCARLGIIHSVVFGGFSAEALKARILDLDASLVLTADGGWRRGKEVKLKGAVDEAVQDCPGIKDVLVCRRTGGECPMVEGRDHWWHDLLPGVSADCPAEVLDSEHPLFVLYTSGTTGKPKGILHTTGGYLTYVTSTMKWVFDLKEDDVYWCTADIGWVTGHSYIVYGPLAAGATCLIYEGAPDFPAWDRWWDIVERHKASILYTSPTAIRALIKQGDEFPNKHDLSSLRLLGSVGEPINPAAWDWYHRVIGKGRCPIVDTWWQTETGGILIAPMPGAVPLKPGSGTLPMPGVLTDVVDFYGEKVAPGAEGFLIIRRPWPSMIRTIWGDPERFEQQYFSRMPGIYFTGDAARRDEDGYFWVLGRVDDVMNVSGHRLSTMEVESALVRHPAVAEAAVVGKPHEITGQAVCCFVSLKQGNWDHGVLGKELRQWVAHEIGAFARPEEIRFAESLPKTRSGKIMRRLLREIVTSNTVTGDVTTLEDLGVVTRLAAQHDED is encoded by the coding sequence ATGTCTGGGAACGAAGTCTATTCTCCAAGTACAGAGTTCTCCTCTCGAGCCCACGTGGGTTCCATGGAGGCCTACCAAGAGTTGTACCGGCGCGCGGAGGCGGATCCGGAAGGGTTCTGGGCTGAGCGGGCCGAGAGTGAAGTCCATTGGTTTGAGAAATGGACTCACGTCTATGAATGGCATCCGCCGTTCGTGAAGTGGTTTGTGGGCGCCAAGACCAATGCCGCCTACAACTGCTTGGATCGGCATCTGGAAACACGCGGCGACAAGCCCGCCATCGTCTTCGAAGGGGAGCCGGGCGACCAGCGCACCCTCACCTACCGCGAGTTGCACGAAGCCGTGGGCCGCTTTTCCAATGTCCTGAAGTCGCGGGGCTTCCAGGCCGGTGACCGGGCGATCATCTATATGCCGATGATTCCCGAGGCGGTCATCGCCATGCTGTCCTGTGCGCGCCTCGGCATCATCCACTCCGTCGTTTTCGGCGGATTTTCGGCGGAGGCTCTCAAGGCCCGCATTCTCGATCTCGATGCCTCGCTGGTCCTGACGGCCGATGGCGGCTGGCGCCGCGGTAAGGAAGTGAAGCTGAAAGGCGCCGTGGACGAGGCAGTGCAGGACTGTCCGGGGATCAAAGACGTGCTGGTGTGCCGCCGCACAGGTGGTGAGTGCCCCATGGTGGAGGGCCGCGACCACTGGTGGCACGATCTGCTGCCGGGCGTGAGCGCCGATTGTCCCGCCGAGGTGCTGGACTCGGAACATCCGTTGTTTGTTCTCTATACTTCGGGCACCACGGGCAAGCCAAAGGGGATTCTCCACACCACGGGCGGCTATCTCACCTACGTCACGAGCACGATGAAATGGGTGTTCGACCTCAAGGAGGACGACGTCTACTGGTGCACTGCCGACATCGGTTGGGTGACCGGCCACTCCTACATCGTCTATGGACCGCTGGCCGCCGGCGCCACCTGTCTGATCTACGAAGGCGCGCCGGACTTTCCGGCCTGGGACCGCTGGTGGGACATTGTCGAACGCCACAAGGCGTCGATTCTCTACACGTCGCCTACGGCGATTCGCGCACTCATCAAGCAGGGTGACGAGTTCCCGAACAAGCACGACCTTTCGTCGCTGCGCCTGTTGGGCAGCGTGGGCGAACCCATCAACCCGGCCGCCTGGGACTGGTATCACCGCGTTATTGGCAAGGGCCGGTGCCCGATTGTCGACACATGGTGGCAGACCGAGACAGGCGGGATTCTCATTGCGCCGATGCCCGGAGCGGTGCCGCTGAAGCCGGGTTCCGGCACGCTGCCGATGCCCGGTGTTCTCACGGATGTCGTCGACTTCTATGGGGAGAAGGTGGCGCCGGGCGCCGAAGGCTTCCTCATCATCCGGAGGCCGTGGCCCTCCATGATCCGGACGATCTGGGGCGACCCCGAGCGCTTCGAGCAACAGTACTTCAGCCGCATGCCGGGCATCTACTTCACGGGCGATGCGGCGCGGCGTGATGAGGACGGCTATTTCTGGGTGCTGGGCCGTGTGGACGATGTCATGAACGTCAGCGGCCATCGGTTGTCGACGATGGAAGTGGAGTCCGCACTGGTGCGCCATCCGGCCGTGGCGGAGGCCGCGGTGGTGGGCAAGCCCCACGAGATCACGGGCCAGGCCGTGTGCTGCTTCGTCTCGTTGAAACAGGGCAACTGGGATCACGGCGTCCTGGGCAAGGAATTGCGGCAGTGGGTGGCCCATGAGATTGGGGCGTTCGCGCGGCCGGAAGAGATCCGGTTTGCCGAGTCGCTGCCCAAGACGCGTAGCGGCAAGATCATGCGGCGATTGCTGCGTGAAATTGTGACGTCCAACACAGTGACGGGCGATGTCACGACCCTGGAGGATCTGGGCGTTGTAACGCGCCTGGCCGCGCAACACGACGAAGATTAG
- a CDS encoding tetratricopeptide repeat protein, with translation MASPHLEMYTTAEAETAAEALNELESLRLYFRSAVPESATKPVSLRIVAFSSEWEYQVFRLNSYSPAYFVGGSDQRTIVLGRLARQNLTALRHEYIHALAQESGWHLPLWLGEGLADQLAGMDAPRVRFRATLLKRQGLLPIRELTSVNSPHADEAAALRFYASSWALTHLLFTEAPYRDCIWTFLKGGDARLETLLALSGRTEEQLQSDLDQHVGRLNPVPPPEGTARGGVRCDVMAEEDTSVQLTLARLQVDLGNLDGARTRLANLTEAARMQPAYWGLMGDVALRQSNDSEARYSYEKAMDLGSEEVPLLTRLAMLNQTRPEVIPVLERILALSPGDDAARLVLTSHYVQQKRWPEAMAQLRRVREVPPDRQDYYSHAMAFVASHLEPSSVMLSTR, from the coding sequence GTGGCTTCACCGCACCTCGAGATGTATACGACGGCTGAAGCGGAGACTGCCGCCGAGGCCCTCAATGAGCTAGAGAGTCTACGACTTTACTTCCGCTCAGCGGTGCCGGAATCAGCGACAAAGCCGGTTAGTCTGCGGATCGTGGCTTTCTCCTCCGAGTGGGAGTATCAGGTGTTTCGACTGAACTCTTACTCTCCCGCGTACTTCGTCGGCGGCTCGGACCAAAGAACGATTGTTCTGGGCCGCCTGGCGAGGCAGAATCTTACCGCGCTCCGGCATGAGTACATTCATGCCCTGGCGCAAGAAAGCGGCTGGCACCTACCCTTGTGGCTGGGCGAAGGACTGGCCGACCAGTTGGCCGGAATGGATGCACCGCGGGTTCGATTCCGTGCCACTCTGCTGAAACGGCAGGGGTTGCTGCCAATCCGAGAGCTTACGTCAGTGAACTCCCCCCATGCCGATGAGGCAGCGGCACTGCGGTTCTATGCCTCTAGCTGGGCCCTCACACACCTCCTCTTCACGGAAGCGCCCTACCGGGATTGTATCTGGACATTTCTGAAGGGTGGCGACGCCCGATTGGAGACGCTGCTGGCGCTTTCCGGCAGGACGGAAGAGCAATTGCAGTCGGACCTGGACCAGCACGTGGGGAGGCTCAATCCGGTGCCCCCACCGGAGGGTACTGCCCGTGGTGGCGTGCGCTGCGACGTAATGGCGGAGGAGGACACTTCCGTACAGTTGACGCTCGCACGGCTGCAAGTGGATCTGGGCAATCTGGACGGCGCCCGGACGCGGTTGGCCAACCTGACCGAAGCCGCTCGCATGCAGCCGGCCTATTGGGGTCTGATGGGTGACGTGGCGCTGCGGCAGTCCAATGACTCGGAAGCACGCTACTCCTATGAAAAGGCGATGGATCTGGGTTCGGAGGAAGTGCCGCTGCTAACGCGCCTGGCCATGTTGAACCAGACGCGGCCCGAAGTGATTCCCGTGCTGGAGCGGATCCTGGCACTGAGCCCTGGAGATGACGCGGCGAGGCTGGTGCTGACCTCGCATTACGTGCAACAGAAGCGCTGGCCGGAGGCCATGGCCCAGTTGCGAAGAGTGCGGGAAGTGCCCCCGGATCGCCAGGACTATTACAGCCACGCGATGGCATTCGTGGCATCACACTTAGAACCTTCCTCTGTGATGTTAAGTACACGATAG